One part of the Streptomyces nigra genome encodes these proteins:
- a CDS encoding SAM-dependent methyltransferase, translated as MERPAWAPRSIDITVPSVSRIYDFYLGGSYNFEVDREAARKAMEFMPGLPKIMQANRAFMRRAVRFAVDEGITQFLDIGSGIPTFGNVHEVAQAAHPGARVVYVDHDPVAVAHSEAVLAGNDDTGAVAADLRKPQDILSSSEVGRLIDLNRPVALLLVAILHFVEDEDDPYGAVAELRDALAPGSMLVLTHASYENIPLSQERAKGTVDVYEDIRNPLIMRSRDGIARFFEGYDMVEPGLVPMPLWRPDTEPEDDDRWAHSGFAGVGRTA; from the coding sequence ATGGAGCGCCCCGCCTGGGCCCCCCGGAGCATCGACATCACGGTGCCCAGCGTCTCGCGCATCTACGACTTCTACCTGGGCGGGTCGTACAACTTCGAGGTCGACCGGGAAGCGGCCCGCAAGGCCATGGAGTTCATGCCGGGCCTGCCCAAGATCATGCAGGCCAACCGGGCGTTCATGCGGCGCGCGGTGCGCTTCGCCGTCGACGAGGGCATCACGCAGTTCCTGGACATCGGCTCCGGCATCCCGACGTTCGGCAACGTCCACGAGGTCGCCCAGGCGGCCCACCCCGGAGCCCGCGTGGTCTACGTCGACCACGACCCGGTCGCCGTCGCCCACAGCGAGGCCGTCCTGGCCGGCAACGACGACACCGGAGCCGTCGCCGCGGACCTGCGCAAGCCCCAGGACATCCTGTCCAGTTCCGAGGTCGGGCGACTGATCGACCTGAACCGGCCGGTCGCGCTGCTTCTCGTTGCCATACTGCACTTCGTGGAGGACGAGGACGATCCGTACGGAGCGGTGGCCGAGCTGCGCGACGCGCTCGCGCCCGGCAGCATGCTGGTGCTCACGCACGCCTCGTACGAGAACATCCCGCTGTCCCAGGAGCGGGCCAAGGGCACGGTCGACGTGTACGAGGACATCCGCAACCCGCTGATCATGCGTTCGCGCGACGGGATCGCGCGGTTCTTCGAGGGGTACGACATGGTGGAACCCGGACTGGTGCCGATGCCGCTCTGGCGCCCGGACACCGAACCGGAGGACGACGACCGATGGGCCCATTCCGGGTTCGCCGGCGTGGGGCGTACGGCGTGA
- a CDS encoding LysR family transcriptional regulator: MRDRPIDLDLRKVRYFVAVAERRHFGQAAVALHVTQPALSRQVRQLEHELRVELFTRSTREVALTPAGEQFLHDAKALLAASEAAQERARRIGAGSDALVVGFMLGTDVGPALNAFSGRFPHVSVELVRLRWWSQARTLLDGGVDVAFVRPPLETDGVDLLPLYAERLNAVLPAGHPRARDGEVALADLAGERVLEYAEASEAWSAVWNADPRPDGTRPDHGPAFHDMEELLGYVRGGRGIAFVPGSAAAAFPRSDIAYVPVTGVPPGQVALAWPTRRRSPVVSGFVETARAAVAGRHPA; this comes from the coding sequence ATGCGCGACAGGCCGATCGATCTGGACCTGCGCAAGGTGCGCTACTTCGTGGCGGTGGCCGAGCGCCGGCACTTCGGGCAGGCGGCCGTCGCCCTGCACGTCACCCAGCCCGCCCTGTCCCGCCAGGTGCGCCAGCTGGAACACGAGCTGCGCGTCGAGCTGTTCACCCGCAGCACCCGCGAGGTCGCGCTCACCCCGGCCGGCGAGCAGTTCCTGCACGACGCCAAGGCGCTGCTCGCCGCGTCCGAGGCCGCCCAGGAACGGGCCCGCCGGATCGGCGCCGGATCCGACGCGCTGGTCGTCGGCTTCATGCTGGGCACGGACGTCGGCCCGGCGCTCAACGCGTTCTCCGGACGCTTCCCGCACGTCTCCGTCGAACTGGTGCGGCTGCGCTGGTGGAGCCAGGCGCGGACCCTGCTGGACGGCGGCGTCGACGTCGCGTTCGTCCGGCCGCCGCTGGAGACGGACGGCGTGGACCTCCTGCCGCTCTACGCCGAGCGCCTGAACGCCGTCCTGCCCGCCGGCCATCCCCGGGCGCGGGACGGCGAGGTCGCCCTCGCGGACCTCGCCGGCGAACGGGTCCTGGAGTACGCCGAGGCGAGCGAGGCGTGGTCGGCCGTCTGGAACGCCGACCCCCGCCCCGACGGCACCCGGCCCGACCACGGCCCCGCCTTCCACGACATGGAGGAACTGCTGGGCTACGTCCGGGGCGGACGCGGGATCGCCTTCGTCCCGGGGTCCGCGGCGGCCGCGTTCCCCCGGTCCGACATCGCCTACGTACCCGTCACCGGCGTACCGCCCGGCCAGGTGGCACTGGCCTGGCCGACCCGGCGACGCTCACCCGTGGTGAGCGGCTTCGTGGAGACGGCCCGCGCCGCCGTCGCGGGCCGGCATCCGGCGTAG
- a CDS encoding alcohol dehydrogenase catalytic domain-containing protein: MRAAVATGANLPLTLDDLDLPHPAAGEVLVKVTACGVCFSDLSLLRGHYPFARYPVVPGHEITGVVTAVGEGVTFPEVGTAVGGQFLYDSCGHCDYCVRGDQILCPRKRVTGVVADGGYAEYVLLKAGFVTPLPDGLDPVAAAPLMCAGLTAFNGLRQAGTTANSRVAVVGLGGVGALAVRYAVAMGASVAVIGRSRRGEDQAKALGADLFVATADSDPADALKAWGGADVVLNAAPSTEAAAATLGGIAPDGTLLLLGYGPEPLTLPTQPMILNRLHVAASPSGSPHDLRDTLAFSAAHDILPEVTPITLDQAPDVLDAMADGSAHGRSVITFA, encoded by the coding sequence ATGCGTGCTGCCGTAGCGACCGGCGCGAATCTCCCCCTCACCCTGGACGACCTCGACCTGCCGCACCCCGCCGCCGGCGAGGTCCTCGTCAAGGTCACCGCCTGCGGTGTCTGCTTCTCCGATCTGAGCCTGCTGCGCGGCCACTACCCCTTCGCCCGGTACCCCGTGGTGCCCGGGCACGAGATCACCGGCGTCGTGACCGCCGTCGGGGAGGGTGTCACCTTCCCCGAGGTCGGCACGGCCGTCGGCGGACAGTTCCTTTACGACTCCTGCGGCCACTGCGACTACTGCGTGCGCGGCGACCAGATCCTCTGCCCGCGCAAGCGGGTCACCGGTGTGGTGGCCGACGGCGGCTACGCCGAGTACGTGCTGCTCAAGGCCGGGTTCGTCACCCCGCTGCCGGACGGCCTCGACCCGGTGGCCGCGGCGCCGCTGATGTGCGCGGGCCTCACCGCCTTCAACGGGCTGCGGCAGGCCGGGACCACCGCCAACTCACGGGTCGCGGTCGTCGGTCTCGGCGGCGTGGGCGCCCTCGCCGTGCGGTACGCCGTCGCCATGGGCGCGAGCGTCGCCGTGATCGGCCGGTCGCGGCGCGGCGAGGACCAGGCGAAGGCGCTCGGCGCCGACCTGTTCGTCGCCACCGCCGACTCCGACCCGGCGGACGCCCTGAAGGCGTGGGGCGGCGCCGACGTCGTCCTCAACGCCGCCCCCTCCACGGAGGCGGCCGCCGCCACCCTCGGCGGCATCGCCCCCGACGGCACCCTGCTGCTGCTCGGCTACGGCCCCGAGCCGCTGACCCTGCCCACCCAGCCGATGATCCTCAACCGGCTGCACGTGGCCGCCTCGCCGTCCGGCTCCCCGCACGACCTGCGCGACACCCTGGCCTTCTCGGCGGCCCACGACATCCTCCCCGAGGTCACCCCGATCACCCTCGACCAGGCGCCGGACGTCCTCGACGCGATGGCCGACGGCTCCGCGCACGGCCGCAGTGTGATCACCTTCGCCTGA
- a CDS encoding ATP-binding protein yields the protein MGHAGPIVGREREIGELKAFVDAAEGRALVLRGEPGVGKSALLDVAAERAAGQGQRVVRAAGVEAEAGLAFAGLHQLLHPLLADAGALEPATRAAFDIAFGRSTGEPPSVMTLGVAVLDLLALASGDVPLLLVADDAHWLDPQSAEVARFIARRLSGHAVHMAVGTRADTPSPWDGSGLPELTVPPLSAEASARLLDTTSPGLTAPVRRRILDEACGNPLALLELPAAAGPADGLELPLSRRLERLYGDRITGLGRAERAELLRAALDGTGTLPGRARRPLRAVDDAVALGLLTTDSGTGDLVFRHPLVRSALLQSATPNERRAAHADLARLHRGELERHATHLAAATVDPDESVAVVLERAARSATARGGSAAALTLLTRAAELSPTVAERSRRLGEAAFVAAQSALLDQARELRAASDQLAGTDASPTAVITYAYSVLYEDGDVRSAHRRLAAELRALPPDADDEIRARLLNLLLGVSMFSADPALWRVSDALTDRDGDRVGGPTPLYRDAWGDVARTGAGARDRVLAAFGELGDGQPWDVMRHGVAAYYLDALADHRTLVRRVAERETGSGAVTNAMTLLQLVMLDQISSGEWDAAEETGRRGLALTVTHGYRLFEHQYHGFLGLLAAWRGDTDSARAAVDRVDRWARPRGVGHLTQLAEATGAALGLSTGDYESAYTYVSGLTVPGTFTPYSQQALRTLLDLVEAAVHTGRLDQARRHALAARDQGLPAVSPRLDLVTTAALAMTADDSDTGPLFERAVTHPAGADFPFELARIRLEQGMWLRRARERVAARTALGLAADTFERLGATPWLHRARAELRAAGLPGGSAATGAALTPQERQIAELAASGLSNKQIGARLYLSPRTVGAHLYRVFPKLGISSRASLRDALEGT from the coding sequence ATGGGGCATGCGGGTCCGATCGTGGGGCGGGAGCGGGAGATCGGCGAGCTGAAGGCGTTCGTCGACGCCGCCGAGGGGCGGGCGCTCGTGCTGCGCGGCGAGCCCGGGGTGGGCAAGAGCGCGCTGCTGGACGTGGCGGCGGAGCGAGCGGCCGGCCAGGGGCAGCGCGTCGTCCGCGCCGCCGGAGTGGAGGCCGAGGCCGGACTGGCGTTCGCGGGGCTGCACCAGTTGCTGCATCCGCTGCTGGCCGACGCCGGCGCGCTCGAGCCGGCGACGCGGGCGGCGTTCGACATCGCCTTCGGGCGGAGCACGGGTGAGCCGCCGTCCGTGATGACCCTGGGCGTCGCCGTCCTGGATCTGCTGGCCCTGGCCTCCGGTGACGTACCGCTGCTGCTCGTGGCCGACGACGCGCACTGGCTGGATCCGCAGAGCGCGGAGGTGGCGCGGTTCATCGCCCGGCGGCTGTCCGGACACGCCGTGCACATGGCAGTGGGGACACGGGCCGACACGCCGTCACCGTGGGACGGCTCCGGGCTGCCCGAACTGACGGTGCCCCCGTTGTCGGCCGAGGCCTCGGCACGGCTGCTGGACACCACCAGCCCCGGCCTGACCGCGCCGGTCCGGCGCCGGATCCTAGACGAGGCCTGCGGCAACCCCCTCGCCCTGCTGGAGCTGCCCGCCGCCGCGGGCCCCGCCGACGGACTCGAACTCCCGCTGTCCCGGCGGCTGGAGCGGCTGTACGGCGACCGGATCACCGGCCTCGGCCGGGCCGAGCGCGCGGAGCTGCTGCGGGCCGCGCTCGACGGCACCGGCACATTGCCGGGCCGGGCCCGCCGCCCGCTGCGCGCCGTCGACGACGCCGTGGCACTCGGCCTGCTCACCACCGACTCCGGGACCGGCGACCTGGTCTTCCGCCACCCGCTCGTCCGCTCCGCCCTGCTGCAGTCCGCCACGCCCAACGAACGCCGGGCCGCCCACGCCGACCTGGCCCGGCTGCACCGCGGGGAACTCGAACGCCACGCCACCCACCTCGCGGCGGCCACCGTCGACCCGGACGAATCGGTCGCCGTCGTCCTGGAGCGCGCCGCCCGTTCCGCCACCGCGCGCGGCGGCTCGGCGGCCGCCCTCACCCTGCTGACCCGGGCCGCCGAACTCAGTCCCACGGTGGCCGAGCGCTCCCGCCGCCTGGGCGAGGCCGCCTTCGTCGCCGCCCAGTCCGCGCTGCTGGACCAGGCACGCGAACTGCGCGCGGCCTCCGACCAGCTGGCCGGAACGGACGCCTCGCCGACCGCCGTGATCACGTACGCCTACAGCGTGCTCTACGAGGACGGCGACGTCCGCTCCGCCCACCGCAGGCTGGCCGCGGAACTGAGGGCGCTCCCGCCGGACGCCGACGACGAGATCCGCGCACGGCTGCTGAACCTGCTGCTCGGCGTCAGCATGTTCTCCGCCGACCCCGCCCTGTGGCGGGTGAGCGACGCGCTGACCGACCGGGACGGGGACCGCGTCGGCGGACCCACCCCGCTCTACCGGGACGCCTGGGGCGACGTCGCCCGCACGGGGGCCGGGGCGCGCGACCGGGTGCTGGCCGCGTTCGGCGAGCTCGGTGACGGCCAGCCGTGGGACGTGATGCGGCACGGCGTGGCCGCGTACTACCTGGACGCGCTCGCCGACCACCGGACGCTGGTGCGCCGGGTCGCGGAACGCGAGACGGGCAGCGGCGCCGTCACCAACGCGATGACGCTGCTGCAGCTCGTCATGCTCGACCAGATCTCCAGCGGCGAGTGGGACGCCGCCGAGGAGACCGGCCGCCGCGGGCTCGCCCTCACCGTCACCCACGGCTACCGGCTGTTCGAGCACCAGTACCACGGCTTCCTCGGTCTGCTCGCGGCCTGGCGCGGGGACACCGACAGCGCCCGAGCGGCCGTCGACCGCGTCGACCGCTGGGCCCGCCCACGCGGCGTCGGCCACCTCACCCAGCTCGCCGAGGCGACCGGCGCGGCCCTGGGCCTGTCCACCGGCGACTACGAGAGCGCGTACACGTACGTCAGCGGCCTCACCGTCCCCGGCACCTTCACCCCGTACTCCCAGCAGGCCCTGCGCACCCTGCTGGACCTGGTGGAGGCCGCCGTGCACACCGGACGCCTCGACCAGGCCCGCCGGCACGCCCTCGCCGCCCGTGACCAGGGCCTCCCGGCCGTCTCCCCGCGCCTGGACCTCGTGACCACCGCGGCGCTGGCGATGACGGCCGACGACTCCGACACCGGACCGCTGTTCGAGCGGGCGGTCACCCATCCGGCCGGGGCCGACTTCCCCTTCGAGCTGGCCCGGATCCGGCTGGAGCAGGGCATGTGGCTGCGCCGCGCCCGTGAACGCGTGGCGGCCCGGACCGCTCTCGGCCTGGCCGCCGACACCTTCGAACGGCTCGGCGCCACCCCCTGGCTGCACCGCGCCCGGGCCGAGCTGCGCGCCGCCGGGCTGCCCGGCGGGAGCGCCGCCACCGGCGCGGCCCTCACCCCCCAGGAGCGGCAGATCGCCGAACTCGCGGCGAGCGGCCTGAGCAACAAGCAGATAGGCGCCCGGCTCTACCTCTCCCCGCGCACGGTCGGCGCCCACCTCTACCGGGTCTTCCCCAAGCTCGGCATCTCCTCCCGCGCCTCCCTGCGGGACGCCCTCGAAGGGACCTGA
- a CDS encoding putative bifunctional diguanylate cyclase/phosphodiesterase yields the protein MSAGADEPEDRLRRFATIWSRAVFPVTSTSSTRPEFEEQLMPLARRLSDALRARSFDADEGKAVGAALVDAHCTDPEALSRSLDCVDAYLVLYCGGDGDQEDLRARSARLQHAMAAGYAQALRARTLAEQEAISAAALKAQGVVAQALHATEARFRAVFEGAAIGIGIADLDGNILQVNGALLRMFGVSAQTMQSRKVRDWTHPEDAPQTWKLYEELVRGEREHYHLEKAFYRPDGTVLWTNLTVSLLRDADGAPQYQLALMEDTTERRLLNLRLRYEATHDALTGLPNRTFFFERLEKALVAGEGQRFGLCYLDLDGFKTVNDSLGHAAGDRLLVEVADRLQSCATAPGEMVARLGGDEFVALTTGPGTEREVDELAARIMNALLAPISVDGRELTVRGSIGIVEGPAGERSAAEVLRSADITMYRAKSAGGNRFELADPEADARAITRHGLTTALPTALDRGEFFIEYQPLVHLGDGSVRGAEALVRWLHPQHGILGPDRFIPLAEHTGLIVPLGRWVLEQSVRQARAWRERYHDDGPLRINVNLSPCQLTHPGLVQDTVDILERAGVQPDALCLEVTESALIGADDALLKPLRRLAEMGVDIALDDFGTGYSNLANLRRLPVSVLKLDRSFTQSMQRFPADPVDLKIVEGIVSLAHSLDLAVTVEGVETGAQAEQLRILGCDTAQGWYYARPGPPDRLHELALVDATG from the coding sequence GTGAGCGCGGGGGCCGACGAGCCGGAGGACAGACTGCGCCGGTTCGCGACGATCTGGAGCCGGGCCGTCTTCCCGGTGACCTCGACGTCGTCGACCCGGCCGGAGTTCGAGGAACAACTGATGCCGCTCGCCCGGCGGTTGAGTGACGCCCTGCGGGCGCGTTCCTTCGACGCCGACGAGGGCAAGGCGGTCGGCGCCGCCCTGGTCGACGCCCACTGCACCGACCCGGAGGCGCTGAGCCGCTCGTTGGACTGCGTCGACGCCTATCTGGTGCTCTACTGCGGCGGCGACGGCGACCAGGAGGACCTCAGGGCCCGCTCGGCACGGCTCCAGCACGCCATGGCCGCCGGGTACGCCCAGGCGCTGCGCGCCCGCACCCTCGCCGAACAGGAGGCCATCTCCGCGGCCGCCCTCAAGGCCCAGGGCGTGGTCGCCCAGGCCCTGCACGCCACCGAGGCCCGGTTCCGCGCGGTCTTCGAGGGCGCGGCCATAGGGATCGGCATCGCCGACCTGGACGGCAACATCCTCCAGGTGAACGGCGCGCTGCTACGCATGTTCGGGGTCTCCGCGCAGACCATGCAGTCCCGCAAGGTCCGGGACTGGACCCACCCCGAGGACGCCCCGCAGACCTGGAAGCTCTACGAGGAACTCGTCCGCGGCGAGCGTGAGCACTACCACCTCGAGAAGGCGTTCTACCGCCCCGACGGCACCGTCCTGTGGACCAACCTCACGGTCTCGCTGCTGCGGGACGCCGACGGCGCCCCGCAGTACCAGCTGGCCCTCATGGAGGACACCACCGAGCGCCGGCTGCTCAATCTGCGGCTGCGCTACGAGGCCACCCACGACGCCCTGACCGGCCTGCCCAACCGCACGTTCTTCTTCGAGCGGCTGGAGAAGGCGCTGGTCGCCGGCGAGGGGCAGCGCTTCGGCCTCTGCTACCTCGACCTGGACGGCTTCAAGACCGTCAACGACAGCCTCGGCCACGCGGCCGGCGACCGGCTGCTCGTCGAGGTCGCCGACCGGCTCCAGTCCTGCGCCACCGCGCCCGGCGAGATGGTCGCGCGGCTCGGCGGCGACGAGTTCGTGGCGCTCACCACCGGCCCCGGCACCGAACGCGAGGTCGACGAACTCGCCGCCCGGATCATGAACGCCCTGCTCGCGCCGATCAGCGTCGACGGCCGGGAACTGACCGTGCGCGGCAGTATCGGCATCGTCGAGGGCCCGGCCGGGGAGCGCAGCGCGGCGGAGGTGCTGCGCAGCGCCGACATCACCATGTACCGGGCCAAGTCGGCGGGCGGCAACCGCTTCGAGCTGGCGGACCCGGAGGCCGACGCCCGCGCCATCACCCGGCACGGGCTGACCACGGCGCTGCCGACGGCCCTGGACCGGGGCGAGTTCTTCATCGAGTACCAGCCGCTGGTCCACCTCGGCGACGGCAGTGTGCGCGGCGCGGAGGCCCTGGTGCGCTGGCTGCACCCGCAGCACGGCATCCTCGGCCCGGACCGGTTCATCCCGCTCGCCGAGCACACCGGCCTGATCGTGCCGCTCGGCCGGTGGGTGCTGGAGCAGTCGGTCCGTCAGGCACGCGCCTGGCGGGAGCGGTACCACGACGACGGACCGCTCCGTATCAACGTCAATCTGTCGCCGTGCCAGCTCACCCACCCCGGCCTGGTCCAGGACACCGTGGACATCCTGGAGCGCGCGGGCGTGCAGCCCGACGCGCTCTGCCTGGAGGTCACCGAGTCGGCCCTCATCGGCGCCGACGACGCCCTGCTCAAGCCGCTGCGCCGGCTGGCCGAGATGGGCGTCGACATCGCCCTCGACGACTTCGGCACCGGCTACTCCAACCTCGCCAATCTGCGCCGGCTGCCGGTGAGCGTCCTCAAGCTGGACCGCTCGTTCACGCAGAGCATGCAGCGCTTCCCCGCCGACCCCGTCGACCTCAAGATCGTCGAGGGGATCGTGTCCCTGGCGCACAGCCTGGACCTCGCGGTGACGGTGGAGGGCGTGGAGACCGGCGCGCAGGCCGAGCAGCTGCGCATCCTGGGCTGCGACACCGCGCAGGGCTGGTACTACGCCCGCCCGGGCCCGCCGGACCGCTTGCACGAACTGGCGCTGGTCGACGCCACGGGGTGA
- a CDS encoding alpha/beta hydrolase, translated as MATSRTPLVLIHGLWLHASSWQSWADLATERGYAPLAPGWPGEAATVAEARRHPEAVAGLGIDDVTDHYAGIIRSLDAPPVLIGHSFGGLIAQKLLGKGLARAAVAVDPAQIKGVRALPPAQLRAGFPVLGNPANRKRSVSLTPAQFRFGFGNALEPAESDALHERFTVPSPGRPLFEAAFAAFTRHSPAEVATHNPDRGPLLLISGQADHTVPDVVTRSAYKLYGDSPAVTELKQFPDRGHSLTVDHGWRAVAEYTLDWLDRQGIQGHDTAHA; from the coding sequence ATGGCCACCTCGCGCACCCCCCTCGTCCTCATCCACGGGCTGTGGCTGCACGCCTCGTCCTGGCAGTCCTGGGCCGACCTCGCCACCGAACGCGGGTACGCGCCGCTGGCTCCCGGCTGGCCGGGCGAGGCCGCCACCGTCGCGGAGGCGCGCCGGCACCCCGAGGCCGTCGCCGGGCTCGGCATCGACGACGTCACGGACCACTACGCCGGGATCATCCGCTCCCTCGACGCCCCGCCCGTGCTGATCGGCCACTCCTTCGGCGGGCTGATCGCGCAGAAGCTGCTCGGGAAGGGCCTGGCCCGGGCCGCGGTCGCCGTCGACCCGGCGCAGATCAAGGGCGTCAGGGCGCTTCCCCCGGCCCAGCTGCGGGCCGGCTTCCCGGTTCTGGGCAACCCGGCGAACCGCAAACGCTCGGTGTCCCTGACCCCGGCGCAGTTCCGCTTCGGCTTCGGCAACGCGCTGGAGCCGGCCGAGTCCGACGCCCTGCACGAGCGGTTCACCGTCCCCTCGCCGGGCCGCCCGCTGTTCGAGGCGGCCTTCGCGGCCTTCACCCGGCACTCGCCCGCCGAGGTCGCCACCCATAACCCCGACCGGGGCCCGCTGCTGCTGATCTCCGGACAGGCCGACCACACGGTCCCGGACGTGGTGACCCGCTCCGCCTACAAGCTCTACGGCGACTCGCCGGCCGTCACGGAACTCAAGCAGTTCCCCGACCGCGGCCACTCGCTCACCGTGGACCACGGCTGGCGGGCCGTCGCCGAGTACACGCTGGACTGGCTGGACCGGCAGGGCATCCAGGGCCACGACACCGCACACGCCTGA
- a CDS encoding SDR family NAD(P)-dependent oxidoreductase: protein MNSELNGRTAVVTGASKGIGLAIVEALVQAGAHVVAGSRSTSERLKTLAEEGSVTWVPVDLAEPEAAGELVAAAGGRVDILVNNVGTAPARPGGFLSVGDEEWRRTIDLNLLAAVRVTRAALPVMLDAGDGSVITVGSVNATLPEPLVIDYSAGKAALVAFSKALSKEVGPKGVRVNTVSPGPVETELWLGGGGVAQTVSDAAGITPDDVVAQASKSTVTGRFSQPAEIADLVVFLAGDRSRNITGSDLIIDGGYIPTW from the coding sequence ATGAACAGCGAACTGAACGGCAGGACCGCCGTCGTCACCGGTGCCAGCAAGGGCATCGGACTGGCGATCGTGGAGGCACTCGTCCAGGCCGGCGCCCATGTCGTGGCGGGGTCGCGTTCGACCTCGGAACGCCTGAAGACCCTGGCCGAGGAGGGGTCGGTGACCTGGGTGCCGGTCGACCTCGCCGAGCCGGAGGCGGCCGGGGAACTCGTCGCCGCGGCGGGCGGACGCGTCGACATCCTGGTCAACAACGTCGGCACGGCACCCGCCCGGCCCGGCGGCTTCCTGTCGGTCGGCGACGAGGAGTGGCGCCGCACGATCGACCTCAACCTGCTGGCGGCCGTACGGGTCACCCGGGCCGCGCTGCCCGTGATGCTGGACGCCGGCGACGGCTCGGTGATCACGGTCGGCTCCGTCAACGCCACCCTCCCGGAGCCGCTGGTCATCGACTACAGCGCGGGCAAGGCCGCCCTGGTGGCGTTCTCCAAGGCGCTGTCGAAGGAGGTCGGCCCGAAGGGCGTCCGTGTCAACACCGTCAGCCCGGGGCCGGTGGAGACGGAGCTGTGGCTGGGCGGCGGGGGAGTGGCGCAGACGGTCTCGGACGCCGCGGGCATCACCCCGGACGACGTGGTCGCCCAGGCCTCGAAGTCCACGGTCACCGGCCGCTTCTCCCAGCCCGCGGAGATCGCCGACCTCGTGGTCTTCCTCGCCGGCGACCGCTCCCGCAACATCACCGGCAGCGATCTGATCATCGACGGAGGCTACATCCCCACCTGGTGA
- a CDS encoding SDR family oxidoreductase, with amino-acid sequence MPYTVLVTGASSGFGALTARALADAGHTVHAGIRQTTGRNAPAVADARAYAEQHGVDLRPLELDVSSQESVDAAVAQAGRIDVVVHNAGHMVLGPTESFTPEQIAEIYDTNVVSTQRVNRAVLPQMRARRDGLLVWVGSSSTYGGTPPYLGPYFGAKAAMDHLAKSYAVELSRFGIDTALVVPGSFTSGTNHFAHAMHPSDTATAEAYDALYGGLMDDVGKALAALAPEDADVQDVARAIVRIVGTAKGERPFRTTIDPADDGSQRVSDVADAVRAEFYNRIGMPDLLTPRV; translated from the coding sequence ATGCCCTACACCGTCCTCGTCACAGGCGCCTCCAGCGGCTTCGGCGCCCTGACCGCCCGCGCCCTCGCCGACGCCGGCCACACCGTGCACGCCGGGATCCGGCAGACCACCGGCCGCAACGCCCCGGCCGTCGCCGACGCCCGCGCCTACGCCGAACAGCACGGCGTCGACCTGCGCCCCCTCGAACTCGACGTGTCCAGCCAGGAGTCCGTGGACGCGGCCGTCGCGCAGGCCGGCCGGATCGACGTCGTCGTCCACAACGCCGGGCACATGGTCCTCGGCCCGACGGAGTCCTTCACCCCGGAGCAGATCGCCGAGATCTACGACACCAACGTCGTGTCGACCCAGCGCGTCAACCGGGCCGTGCTCCCGCAGATGCGCGCGCGCCGGGACGGCCTGCTGGTGTGGGTGGGCTCGTCCAGCACCTACGGCGGCACCCCGCCGTACCTCGGCCCCTACTTCGGCGCCAAGGCCGCCATGGACCACCTCGCGAAGAGCTACGCCGTCGAACTGAGCCGCTTCGGCATCGACACGGCCCTCGTGGTCCCCGGCTCCTTCACCTCCGGCACCAACCACTTCGCCCACGCGATGCACCCGTCGGACACGGCCACCGCCGAGGCCTACGACGCCCTGTACGGCGGGCTGATGGACGACGTCGGCAAGGCGCTCGCCGCCCTGGCACCGGAAGACGCCGACGTCCAGGACGTCGCCCGCGCCATCGTCCGTATCGTCGGCACGGCCAAGGGCGAGCGGCCGTTCCGGACCACCATCGACCCGGCCGACGACGGCTCCCAGCGGGTCAGTGACGTGGCCGACGCCGTCCGCGCCGAGTTCTACAACCGCATCGGCATGCCGGACCTGCTGACCCCCCGCGTCTGA